Proteins from one Gimesia maris genomic window:
- a CDS encoding 3-keto-disaccharide hydrolase: MKQILTIGMVLFVLSSTISAQAAELPQYKPLFNGKDLTGWVNVNTDKDTWYVKDGTLVCTGHPIGVMRSDRQYENFLLHIEWRHMEAGGNSGVFAWSEGTVPEGRRLPKGMEIQMLELDWVNQHKLKDGSLPPIAYVHGELFGANGLITTPDNPRGTRSKSIENRCKGKGQWNVYDVVCVDGVVKLSVNGKFVNGVRNASIKKGYLCLESEGAEIQFRNIQIMELPPGITTQEQTAPLLK; encoded by the coding sequence ATGAAACAGATACTCACAATCGGAATGGTTCTATTTGTTCTCAGCAGTACCATCTCAGCGCAAGCCGCTGAACTGCCGCAATACAAACCTCTCTTTAACGGTAAAGATCTGACCGGCTGGGTGAATGTCAATACGGACAAAGACACCTGGTACGTGAAGGATGGCACGCTGGTCTGCACGGGACATCCTATCGGCGTGATGCGCAGCGACAGGCAGTACGAGAATTTTCTACTGCACATCGAATGGCGGCATATGGAAGCGGGTGGCAACTCGGGTGTCTTTGCCTGGAGCGAAGGAACCGTTCCCGAAGGCAGACGACTGCCCAAAGGAATGGAGATTCAGATGCTGGAACTCGACTGGGTGAATCAGCATAAACTGAAAGACGGCAGCCTGCCCCCGATCGCGTATGTCCACGGTGAACTCTTCGGCGCAAACGGGCTCATCACCACTCCTGATAACCCACGGGGTACACGCAGCAAATCGATCGAAAACAGATGCAAAGGTAAAGGACAATGGAACGTTTATGATGTGGTGTGCGTAGACGGGGTGGTCAAACTTTCCGTGAACGGAAAATTTGTCAACGGAGTCCGTAATGCGTCAATTAAAAAGGGCTATCTCTGCCTGGAATCAGAAGGGGCGGAAATCCAGTTCCGCAATATCCAGATTATGGAACTCCCGCCCGGCATCACGACTCAGGAACAGACCGCGCCGCTGCTGAAATAA
- a CDS encoding anti-sigma factor family protein, with protein sequence MSETKTELVESTALENIDAYLDGEELSEEEARKLEQWIKTDSENADQAFRRVFLHSYLRERFQVRSIGEAQAREREKQLKEPLILPTDAEFEINSVSSKPKAKPKPRQGRRILTWRWFLLIGIGIVSTINLSVMFIKDFQLPYDEDKAFEPINFESDYVKKTFLMARIAAQPFLYEGFNYSENLLGEKASEGINDLTGGVGWAGPWADKGKNRSMIVHDTKKVNLGKNDMRLFGQLGFSDQFGNILLTKGGQYRSGAGSETVAVRYLDLQQVPKALLDSKGFGADGEILWMSFMVQSYDNAGSGRYAYIDFGNEESSLRIGKLASADRGNWAAAGQVNGTEINTASSEVLSGQAALIVVRILFRPGAEEVDLWLNPPLNQIPELKDVDLRLMAPDLRIDRVKIVSNYSTDFDELRVGVSFVDVIPAGDYD encoded by the coding sequence ATGTCGGAAACTAAAACAGAACTCGTAGAGAGCACGGCACTCGAAAATATCGATGCCTATCTTGATGGGGAAGAGCTTTCCGAAGAAGAGGCCCGGAAGCTTGAGCAGTGGATCAAGACGGACAGCGAAAATGCAGACCAGGCCTTTCGTCGCGTGTTTCTGCATTCTTATCTGCGGGAGCGTTTCCAGGTTCGTTCGATTGGTGAAGCACAGGCACGTGAGCGGGAAAAACAACTCAAGGAACCGTTGATTCTGCCGACGGACGCGGAATTTGAGATCAATTCGGTTTCTTCCAAGCCTAAAGCAAAGCCGAAACCCAGACAAGGTCGGCGGATTTTAACCTGGCGCTGGTTTCTGTTAATCGGAATTGGCATTGTTTCGACCATTAATCTCTCGGTGATGTTCATCAAAGACTTCCAACTGCCTTATGATGAAGACAAGGCATTTGAACCGATCAATTTCGAGTCGGATTATGTCAAAAAAACATTCCTTATGGCTCGTATCGCGGCTCAGCCGTTTCTATATGAAGGCTTTAATTATTCAGAGAATCTTCTGGGGGAAAAAGCATCAGAGGGAATTAATGATCTGACCGGTGGAGTTGGCTGGGCTGGTCCCTGGGCCGATAAAGGAAAAAACCGGTCCATGATTGTGCACGATACCAAGAAAGTAAACCTTGGGAAAAACGATATGCGGCTTTTCGGCCAGCTCGGGTTTTCCGATCAGTTTGGAAACATACTGTTGACGAAAGGCGGGCAGTATCGCTCAGGAGCTGGTTCTGAAACGGTTGCCGTGCGCTATCTGGATTTGCAGCAGGTTCCGAAAGCACTATTAGACTCCAAGGGATTCGGAGCCGACGGAGAAATTCTGTGGATGAGCTTTATGGTGCAGTCTTATGATAATGCCGGCAGTGGCCGTTATGCATATATCGATTTCGGAAATGAAGAATCAAGCTTACGTATAGGAAAACTGGCGTCCGCCGACCGCGGGAACTGGGCTGCTGCCGGTCAAGTGAACGGTACCGAAATCAATACCGCCTCCAGTGAGGTTCTTTCGGGACAGGCTGCCCTGATTGTGGTGCGAATTTTGTTTCGTCCCGGCGCGGAAGAAGTCGATCTCTGGTTAAATCCCCCGTTGAATCAGATCCCCGAACTGAAAGATGTGGACCTGAGATTGATGGCACCTGATCTGCGGATTGATCGGGTCAAAATCGTCAGTAATTATTCCACGGACTTCGATGAACTGCGGGTGGGAGTCTCCTTTGTAGATGTGATTCCCGCCGGCGATTATGACTGA
- a CDS encoding sigma-70 family RNA polymerase sigma factor has translation MDATQTRTLQTESAQSRAELARNWVKVQPSLMAFVVASTPQFSDAEDLLQEVAAEIAIRYDEYDKSRPFLPWALWIAKIKIADFYRGKRRDRVLFMGEAMDALADACSRVQQLMTEERDLLEYCLDQLTERSRRLLGLRYTDDLKPKQIADELGTSMGSVRVTLSRIRTTLMDCVQKRAAGEANVGN, from the coding sequence ATGGATGCGACACAAACAAGAACATTGCAAACCGAGTCTGCTCAAAGTCGTGCTGAACTCGCGCGTAACTGGGTGAAAGTTCAACCCTCTCTGATGGCATTTGTAGTGGCTTCAACTCCTCAGTTCAGTGATGCGGAGGATCTGCTACAGGAGGTCGCAGCAGAAATTGCGATCCGTTATGACGAATATGATAAATCTCGCCCGTTCCTGCCCTGGGCATTATGGATCGCCAAAATTAAGATCGCCGATTTTTATCGAGGTAAGCGACGTGATCGGGTCTTGTTCATGGGTGAAGCGATGGACGCTTTGGCAGATGCCTGCTCCCGGGTTCAGCAGTTGATGACCGAGGAGCGGGATTTACTGGAGTATTGCCTGGATCAGTTAACAGAACGTTCGCGGCGCTTACTTGGTTTACGTTATACCGATGATTTAAAGCCAAAGCAGATTGCCGACGAACTGGGAACTTCGATGGGATCGGTACGAGTGACCTTATCCCGGATTCGGACCACATTGATGGACTGTGTTCAAAAGCGAGCTGCTGGTGAAGCGAATGTCGGAAACTAA
- a CDS encoding DUF1552 domain-containing protein → MAFQSRRAFLKELGLSTAVLPLIMHLPSLGFAADARVRKQRLIVMFSPNGIVPKAYWPDETGDKFELKEIMEPLKPYQDQMLVIKGIADRVRGDGDSHMRGMSCLLTGIELLPGNIQGGSHTPAGWASGNSIDQEIKRFLQSQKETRTRFGSLEFGVNVPHRADPWTRMVYAGSNKPIAPIDDPYQMFEKIYGSMKDRKSLASILDDVREDLKKVRTKLSKEDRQLLEEHESYVRQMEQELKAGQDQKLAVEVPIQEVGIKNDNDNMPVTSKMQIDLMVNSLANDMARIATLQYTNSVGQARMKWLGIDDGHHSLSHKPDSDEESQKKLIKINKWFCEQLAYLVKKLDTTPEPNGDGTLLDNTTIVWTNELGKGNSHTLNDVPLVLIGKGLDFKMGRSLQFKNLAHNRLLMSFAHAMGHRVKTFGNPNFCGDGIISELT, encoded by the coding sequence ATGGCTTTTCAATCCCGCCGCGCATTCCTGAAAGAACTCGGACTCTCCACCGCTGTCCTGCCGCTGATCATGCATCTGCCCAGCTTGGGCTTTGCCGCAGACGCCCGTGTTCGTAAACAACGTCTCATCGTGATGTTCAGCCCCAACGGTATCGTACCGAAAGCCTACTGGCCCGATGAAACAGGCGACAAATTTGAACTCAAAGAAATCATGGAGCCCCTGAAACCTTACCAGGACCAGATGCTGGTGATTAAAGGGATTGCCGACCGCGTTCGCGGCGACGGCGACAGTCACATGCGTGGCATGAGTTGTCTGCTGACTGGAATTGAATTACTGCCCGGTAATATTCAGGGGGGCTCTCACACACCCGCCGGCTGGGCCAGTGGAAATTCGATCGACCAGGAAATCAAACGATTCCTGCAAAGCCAGAAGGAAACGCGTACCCGCTTCGGTTCGCTGGAGTTTGGCGTGAATGTTCCGCATCGCGCTGATCCCTGGACACGCATGGTCTACGCCGGTTCCAATAAACCGATTGCCCCCATCGACGACCCGTACCAGATGTTCGAAAAAATCTACGGGTCCATGAAGGACCGTAAGAGTCTTGCCAGCATTCTGGATGACGTACGCGAAGATCTGAAAAAAGTTCGCACGAAACTCAGCAAAGAAGATCGCCAGTTACTGGAAGAACACGAAAGCTATGTCCGACAAATGGAACAGGAACTGAAAGCCGGCCAGGATCAGAAACTGGCTGTCGAAGTTCCCATCCAGGAAGTCGGCATCAAAAATGACAACGACAATATGCCGGTCACCAGCAAAATGCAGATTGATCTGATGGTCAACAGCCTTGCCAATGATATGGCACGGATTGCCACACTGCAGTATACCAACTCGGTCGGTCAGGCACGGATGAAGTGGCTGGGGATCGACGATGGTCACCATTCACTGTCACATAAACCGGACAGCGATGAAGAATCACAAAAGAAACTGATCAAAATCAACAAGTGGTTCTGCGAACAACTTGCTTACCTTGTGAAAAAACTCGACACGACGCCTGAACCCAATGGTGACGGTACACTGCTTGATAACACGACCATCGTCTGGACCAATGAACTGGGCAAAGGGAACTCACACACGCTGAATGACGTGCCCCTGGTACTGATCGGAAAAGGGCTCGACTTCAAAATGGGTCGTTCGCTGCAATTCAAAAACCTGGCACACAATCGTC
- a CDS encoding DUF1501 domain-containing protein: protein MLSFFNDQNQHHSSSRRQFLQMGTLGLAGLTLADLLRAEAQSGILKSNKSIINVHLDGGPPHMDMIDLKPEAPAEIRGEFLPVSTNVTGVQICELLPRMAAQADQFALIRSLVGSAGAHDAFQCQSGFRKKDLASTGGRPALGSVVSKLRSSPADRTPLFVDLMQGRGLVRNSARPGFLGPSFQPFRPDLSDLFERQLEKGMQSELKRLGTDHQVSLKLNPTLSLQRLENRTTLLAELDTIRSRVDASGMMDAMDRFSQQAVSILTSGRLADALDLSLEDPVTLARYTPANHSETPRFYTSEGPQAVKKFLLARRLVEAGVRCVSLSISDFDTHSSNFDRLRQLLPIVDHGLTALISDLEERGMLDDVTIVAWGEFGRTPRINSKKGGRDHWPRVGPAILAGGGMRTGQVIGATDRTASAVKERPVHYKDVFATLYHNLGIDPHAVTIEDPHGRPQYLLDAGTRIPELV, encoded by the coding sequence ATGCTGTCATTCTTCAACGATCAGAATCAGCACCACTCCAGTTCACGACGACAGTTCCTGCAGATGGGGACACTCGGTCTTGCCGGACTGACACTGGCCGATCTTTTACGCGCTGAAGCACAGTCTGGTATTCTTAAATCAAATAAATCCATCATCAATGTGCATCTGGATGGTGGTCCTCCTCATATGGACATGATAGACCTGAAACCGGAGGCTCCGGCTGAAATCCGCGGTGAATTCCTGCCTGTCTCTACAAATGTCACAGGCGTGCAGATCTGTGAACTCCTGCCTCGCATGGCAGCCCAGGCAGATCAGTTCGCCTTGATTCGATCACTGGTGGGATCAGCAGGCGCCCACGACGCGTTCCAGTGCCAGTCCGGGTTTCGCAAAAAAGATCTCGCCTCAACGGGCGGACGCCCTGCCCTGGGTTCTGTTGTTTCGAAATTGAGAAGCTCACCAGCGGATCGCACCCCCTTATTTGTCGATCTGATGCAGGGACGCGGCCTGGTTCGAAACAGTGCCCGGCCTGGATTCCTGGGTCCCTCCTTTCAACCATTCCGGCCCGATCTCTCGGACCTGTTTGAACGCCAGTTGGAAAAAGGGATGCAGAGTGAATTGAAACGACTCGGCACAGATCATCAGGTCAGCCTGAAACTGAACCCCACGCTCAGTCTGCAACGACTGGAAAACCGTACGACCCTGCTCGCTGAACTGGATACGATCCGCAGCAGGGTGGACGCCAGCGGCATGATGGATGCCATGGACCGTTTTTCTCAACAGGCAGTCAGTATTCTCACTTCAGGCCGCCTGGCGGATGCGCTCGACCTGTCGCTTGAAGATCCAGTCACCCTGGCACGCTATACTCCGGCAAACCACTCAGAGACACCACGATTTTATACCAGTGAAGGTCCTCAGGCGGTGAAAAAGTTTCTGCTGGCGCGAAGACTTGTGGAAGCAGGGGTTCGTTGTGTCAGTCTTTCCATCAGCGATTTTGATACGCACTCCAGTAACTTCGATCGTCTCCGCCAGTTACTCCCGATTGTCGACCACGGATTAACGGCCTTGATCTCCGATCTGGAAGAACGAGGAATGCTGGACGATGTGACGATCGTCGCCTGGGGTGAATTTGGACGCACCCCGCGCATCAACTCCAAAAAAGGTGGCCGCGATCACTGGCCTCGCGTGGGCCCCGCCATTCTTGCCGGCGGAGGGATGCGTACTGGTCAGGTCATCGGTGCAACCGACCGTACGGCCAGCGCGGTTAAAGAACGCCCCGTACATTATAAAGATGTCTTCGCCACACTCTATCATAACCTGGGAATTGATCCGCATGCGGTCACGATCGAAGATCCCCACGGCCGCCCGCAATATCTGCTTGATGCCGGAACACGCATCCCGGAACTCGTCTGA
- a CDS encoding DUF1592 domain-containing protein — MRNPTLLFLPETVMRFMIFSPQSSPVQCRISALFLLGTIGCFLFNVENASGAAESNPKTGAAIYRKLCIECHATNGKGVTDKANPFQGRKTLDELTMLIEETMPEEDPELCKGEAARQVAEYVLQHFFTSTAGENSQSARVQLSHMTVRQYLYTTSDLMSSFLGTAKSTTKERGLRAEYYSTRNFRGDKRVEKRIDPIVNFQFGDKTPVDKIKNAEEFSMKWEGSVLAEETGDYEIILKTENGARLWVNEQEPIIDEWVSSQGRPKEHKATIRLLAGKPYTLKLHVFKYKEKSSSVVLEWKPPHKAQEVIPARNLTPQQVPGTFICSTVFPPDDSVSGYERGIAVSKSWDEATTSAALEVMGVVIKHLDRMAGTKQDDQNRTEKIRQFCQRFAELAFRRPLTDEQKAFFVDQHFQKELPVELAAKRAVLLILKSPRFLYTDREFNPPDSFDIASRLSYGLWDSMPDRQLYDAAKANRLKTPEQIRQQSKRMLEDPRAQAKLRYFFHHWLQLDEKEELAKDKALFPDFDAQVVSDLRTSLDLFIDDVVWNSGSDYRQLLLADYVYLNPRLAKVYGVEMPENEDFQKVSLDQDKRAGVITHPYLMANFAYHNLSSPIHRGVFVTRRLLGRSLKPPPQATEFKDGDFKPGMTTREKVALITKPSACMSCHSIINPLGFSLEHFDAIGRYREKEADRTIDASSELPVLSGDPARFNGARDLAEFIASDHQAHAAFVDQLFHQAVKQPINAYGPNIREELTTIFEKSGYNIQQLLIEIMQVASLHQPQS; from the coding sequence ATGCGCAATCCCACCTTATTATTCCTGCCTGAGACTGTGATGCGATTTATGATTTTCAGCCCGCAATCGAGTCCTGTCCAATGTCGGATCTCTGCCCTCTTTCTACTCGGAACGATTGGCTGTTTTCTCTTCAACGTAGAAAATGCGTCTGGTGCCGCTGAATCAAATCCCAAAACAGGCGCGGCCATCTATCGCAAACTCTGTATCGAATGTCATGCGACCAATGGAAAAGGGGTGACTGACAAAGCGAATCCCTTCCAAGGCAGAAAAACACTCGACGAGCTGACCATGCTCATCGAAGAAACCATGCCTGAAGAAGATCCGGAACTCTGCAAAGGGGAAGCCGCCCGACAGGTAGCCGAATATGTCCTGCAGCATTTTTTCACCTCGACGGCTGGCGAGAACAGCCAGAGCGCGCGGGTTCAATTATCACACATGACGGTCAGGCAGTACCTGTATACTACGTCTGACTTGATGTCTTCGTTTCTAGGCACAGCGAAATCCACTACCAAGGAACGGGGTTTACGGGCCGAGTATTACTCAACTCGTAATTTTCGCGGCGACAAACGTGTTGAAAAACGCATCGATCCCATCGTGAACTTTCAGTTTGGTGACAAAACACCCGTTGATAAAATCAAAAACGCCGAAGAATTCTCCATGAAATGGGAAGGTTCTGTCCTAGCTGAAGAAACTGGTGACTACGAAATCATTCTCAAAACAGAAAACGGGGCGCGACTCTGGGTGAATGAGCAGGAGCCCATCATCGATGAGTGGGTCAGCTCTCAGGGACGTCCGAAAGAACACAAAGCGACGATTCGTCTGCTGGCAGGTAAACCCTACACATTAAAATTACATGTCTTCAAATATAAAGAGAAATCTTCATCCGTCGTACTGGAATGGAAACCGCCTCATAAAGCACAGGAAGTCATCCCGGCGCGAAACCTGACACCACAACAGGTACCTGGCACGTTTATCTGCTCTACCGTCTTTCCACCGGACGACAGTGTCTCGGGTTACGAACGCGGTATTGCAGTTTCCAAATCATGGGACGAAGCCACGACCTCCGCAGCGCTTGAAGTGATGGGAGTCGTCATCAAACACCTGGATCGGATGGCGGGCACAAAACAGGATGATCAAAACCGAACCGAAAAAATCAGACAGTTCTGCCAGCGTTTTGCGGAACTGGCCTTTCGACGTCCTCTGACAGACGAACAGAAAGCGTTTTTCGTCGATCAGCATTTCCAGAAAGAACTACCTGTAGAACTTGCTGCGAAGCGCGCTGTTTTGCTGATTTTGAAGTCTCCCCGTTTTCTCTACACGGACCGCGAATTTAATCCGCCGGACAGTTTCGACATTGCTTCCCGGCTCTCGTACGGCTTATGGGATTCCATGCCCGATCGGCAATTGTATGACGCCGCGAAAGCGAATCGTCTGAAAACACCAGAACAGATCAGGCAGCAGTCAAAGCGGATGCTTGAAGATCCAAGGGCCCAGGCCAAACTGCGTTACTTTTTCCATCATTGGCTGCAACTGGATGAAAAAGAAGAACTCGCGAAAGACAAAGCTCTCTTCCCGGATTTTGACGCGCAGGTGGTTTCCGACTTGCGAACATCCCTCGACCTGTTCATTGACGATGTCGTCTGGAACAGTGGCTCAGATTATCGTCAGTTACTGCTGGCAGATTATGTGTATCTCAATCCGCGTCTGGCAAAAGTTTATGGCGTCGAAATGCCTGAGAACGAGGATTTCCAGAAAGTATCCCTCGACCAGGACAAACGGGCTGGTGTGATTACCCACCCTTACCTGATGGCCAATTTCGCGTATCATAACCTGAGTTCCCCGATACATCGTGGTGTATTTGTCACCCGAAGGCTGCTGGGACGTTCCCTGAAGCCGCCTCCGCAGGCAACCGAATTCAAAGACGGTGACTTCAAACCGGGGATGACGACCCGTGAAAAAGTGGCGCTCATTACGAAACCTTCTGCCTGTATGTCCTGCCACAGCATCATTAATCCACTTGGTTTTAGCTTGGAGCACTTTGACGCGATTGGCCGATATAGAGAAAAAGAAGCCGACCGAACCATTGACGCCTCATCCGAGCTGCCGGTCCTCTCGGGTGATCCCGCCAGATTTAACGGTGCCCGGGATCTGGCAGAGTTTATTGCCAGCGATCATCAGGCGCACGCTGCCTTTGTCGACCAATTGTTCCACCAGGCGGTCAAACAGCCGATAAATGCTTATGGACCAAACATCCGTGAAGAATTAACCACAATTTTTGAAAAATCCGGCTATAATATACAACAGCTTTTGATCGAAATCATGCAGGTTGCTTCCCTCCATCAACCTCAATCCTGA